Proteins encoded within one genomic window of Streptomyces profundus:
- a CDS encoding heme oxygenase (biliverdin-producing), translating into MSVLDATAPFSTQIREASQAQHTEAENSTFMSDLLSGRLGVSAYRRYTEQLWFVYRALEGVTDTLAGDPVAAPFLRPELFRTSALERDLDHLHEGADWRSSLRPLPATETYAARVLEVANGWPGGYVAHHYTRYLGDLSGGQVIRSIAEKTWGFEHKGDGVRFYVFDGIANPASFKREYRALLDAVPVDAPERLRIVDECRRAFALNTALFADLATATR; encoded by the coding sequence GTGTCCGTGCTCGACGCCACCGCCCCCTTCTCCACCCAGATTCGCGAAGCCTCGCAGGCGCAGCACACCGAGGCGGAGAACTCGACCTTCATGAGCGATCTGCTCTCCGGCCGGCTCGGCGTCTCCGCCTACCGCCGGTACACCGAGCAGCTGTGGTTCGTCTACCGCGCCCTTGAGGGCGTCACCGACACCCTGGCCGGCGATCCGGTGGCCGCGCCCTTCCTCCGCCCCGAGCTCTTCCGCACCTCGGCCCTCGAACGCGACCTCGACCATCTGCACGAGGGCGCCGACTGGCGCTCCTCGCTCCGCCCGCTGCCCGCGACCGAGACCTACGCGGCCCGCGTCCTCGAGGTGGCGAACGGCTGGCCGGGCGGCTATGTCGCCCACCACTACACGCGCTACCTGGGCGATCTCTCCGGCGGCCAGGTGATCCGCTCCATCGCGGAGAAGACCTGGGGCTTCGAACACAAGGGCGACGGCGTGCGGTTCTACGTCTTCGACGGCATCGCCAACCCGGCCTCGTTCAAGCGCGAGTACCGCGCCCTGTTGGACGCGGTGCCGGTGGACGCGCCGGAGCGGCTGCGGATAGTGGACGAGTGCCGCCGCGCGTTCGCGCTCAACACCGCGCTCTTCGCCGACCTCGCCACCGCCACGCGCTGA
- a CDS encoding ABC transporter substrate-binding protein produces the protein MSVLLTATACGSAGANAASVDPRNVGPASGDITWYAINFGPEGFPEQLIAAFEKAHPEISVDFQPAPNNTDTMRATLTTEITGGSSSIDVYNADLVWPAQFGDAQLAMPLDEHLPDDFWDRYPDERADLTEYQGEHLAAPLYVDSGFLYYREDLLEKHDLPVPGTWQELAETAKFLQDENEVDYGYVGQWANYEGLTVNWTELSAAAGGRSVAPDNDEAAIDSPENRRVLDFMRRLMDEGIVPSASTSFQEQQSLQTFVEGEAAFHRNWSHGWGMANDPLASQVVEKVGVMPLPGFDGGEEVGPSAAGGWNLMVNPHSKAIGASLVFIDWMTGPDAQRMMAENSVLPASEEVLNDRALQRENPVLEVAADLDLVARPAKTPRYPQISHGIYTNINGSLAGSATSASALRSAADDIQRALEDRAL, from the coding sequence GTGTCCGTTCTGCTGACCGCCACCGCCTGTGGCTCGGCCGGTGCCAACGCGGCATCGGTCGATCCCCGGAACGTCGGGCCGGCCAGCGGCGACATCACCTGGTACGCCATCAACTTCGGCCCCGAGGGCTTCCCCGAACAGCTGATCGCGGCCTTCGAGAAGGCCCACCCCGAGATCAGCGTGGACTTCCAGCCGGCGCCCAACAACACCGACACCATGCGGGCCACCCTCACCACCGAGATCACCGGCGGCTCCAGCAGCATCGACGTCTACAACGCCGATCTCGTCTGGCCCGCCCAGTTCGGCGACGCCCAACTGGCGATGCCGCTGGACGAACACCTCCCGGACGACTTCTGGGACCGCTACCCGGACGAGCGCGCCGACCTCACGGAGTACCAGGGCGAACACCTGGCGGCGCCGCTCTATGTGGACTCGGGCTTCCTCTACTACCGCGAGGACCTGCTGGAGAAGCACGATCTGCCGGTGCCGGGGACCTGGCAGGAGCTGGCCGAGACCGCCAAGTTCCTCCAGGACGAGAACGAGGTCGACTACGGCTATGTCGGGCAGTGGGCCAACTACGAGGGCCTCACCGTCAACTGGACGGAGCTGTCGGCCGCCGCCGGCGGGCGCAGCGTCGCCCCGGACAACGACGAGGCGGCCATCGACTCACCGGAGAACCGCCGGGTGCTGGACTTCATGCGGCGGCTGATGGACGAGGGCATCGTCCCGTCGGCCAGCACCAGCTTCCAGGAACAGCAGTCCCTCCAGACCTTCGTCGAGGGCGAGGCCGCCTTCCACCGCAACTGGTCCCACGGCTGGGGCATGGCCAACGATCCGCTGGCCTCGCAGGTCGTGGAGAAGGTCGGCGTGATGCCGCTGCCGGGCTTCGACGGCGGCGAGGAGGTCGGCCCGTCGGCGGCCGGCGGCTGGAACCTGATGGTCAACCCGCACAGCAAGGCCATCGGCGCCTCCCTGGTCTTCATCGACTGGATGACCGGGCCTGACGCGCAGCGGATGATGGCGGAGAACTCGGTCCTGCCGGCCAGCGAAGAGGTCCTCAACGACCGCGCGTTGCAGCGGGAGAACCCGGTCCTTGAGGTCGCCGCCGATCTCGACCTCGTCGCCCGACCGGCGAAGACCCCCCGCTACCCCCAGATCAGCCACGGCATCTACACCAACATCAACGGCTCGCTCGCCGGTTCGGCAACCTCAGCGAGCGCGCTGCGCTCGGCGGCGGACGACATCCAACGCGCGCTGGAGGACCGGGCCCTATGA
- a CDS encoding acetamidase/formamidase family protein produces the protein MKTTAAGAFPVLQPGEGLPTGVDYLPADPDRVLWGRLPRAGDKPVATLRSGGSIVVDTVSHEGILEDQGSDPVAFFGRHGVEPDQVLADAVEITATGRRNAGSDGPHVVTGPIAVEGARPGDLLAVRTEQLTMRAPYGVISTRHGRGVLADDPRLGGDYHAFCGVLAGPGGRWLGTLPTGRDDEAMATFPLEPFLGLVGVATDTAERANSVPPGPHGGNVDIRLLTPGATLFLPVQVPEALLYVGDPHYAQGNGEVALTAFEAPLRARISVELLPADEVQEELGGVRGPFAAGHGLLIPTGLDADLNEALRRCVRNAVALLGAVFGMERRQAYLYLSAAADFQVSQAVDLVAGVHGELRVADFVAEAGGTGRLARRILEHAR, from the coding sequence GTGAAGACAACGGCAGCGGGGGCCTTCCCCGTTCTCCAACCGGGCGAGGGGCTCCCCACGGGCGTCGACTACCTGCCCGCAGACCCCGACCGGGTGCTCTGGGGCCGCCTCCCCCGCGCCGGGGACAAGCCGGTGGCGACGCTGCGTTCGGGCGGGAGCATCGTGGTCGACACGGTCAGCCATGAGGGCATCCTGGAGGACCAGGGCTCCGATCCCGTCGCCTTCTTCGGGCGCCATGGCGTCGAGCCGGACCAGGTGCTCGCCGACGCCGTCGAGATCACCGCGACGGGGCGACGGAACGCGGGCTCGGACGGTCCACACGTGGTCACCGGGCCGATCGCGGTCGAGGGGGCCCGTCCGGGGGATCTGCTGGCGGTCCGCACCGAGCAGCTCACCATGCGCGCGCCCTACGGGGTGATCTCCACCCGCCACGGCCGGGGCGTGCTCGCCGACGACCCCCGACTGGGTGGCGACTACCACGCGTTCTGCGGGGTGCTGGCCGGCCCGGGGGGCCGCTGGCTCGGCACCCTGCCCACCGGACGGGACGACGAGGCGATGGCGACGTTCCCCCTGGAGCCCTTTCTCGGCCTGGTGGGCGTCGCCACCGACACCGCGGAACGCGCCAACTCGGTGCCGCCCGGCCCGCACGGCGGGAACGTCGACATCCGGCTGCTGACCCCGGGCGCCACCCTCTTCCTGCCGGTGCAGGTGCCCGAGGCGCTGCTCTATGTGGGCGATCCGCACTACGCGCAGGGCAACGGCGAGGTGGCACTGACCGCTTTCGAGGCGCCGCTGCGGGCCAGGATCAGCGTCGAACTGCTCCCGGCGGACGAGGTCCAGGAGGAACTCGGCGGCGTCAGGGGCCCGTTCGCCGCCGGGCACGGGCTGCTGATCCCCACCGGGCTCGACGCCGACCTCAACGAGGCGCTGCGCCGCTGTGTGCGCAACGCGGTGGCGCTGCTCGGCGCGGTGTTCGGCATGGAGCGACGGCAGGCGTACCTCTATCTGAGCGCCGCGGCGGACTTCCAGGTGTCGCAGGCCGTCGACCTGGTGGCCGGCGTGCACGGCGAGCTGCGGGTGGCCGACTTCGTGGCCGAGGCCGGCGGCACCGGCCGGCTCGCGCGGCGGATCCTGGAGCACGCCCGATGA
- a CDS encoding FadR/GntR family transcriptional regulator: MLRRSRSVGAEVAAHLERLITSGELAAGDRLPAERELAASLQVSRASLREAMFELESKKLIERHQGRGSVVADISEDVAQLYENLSELDVEIANATELRDLVEPRIAQLAALRAADSNLLSLEDVLARSQEDLGPAESLALDVEFHTLLAHAAQNPLLVTLCTMTTNWTRRTRELSHETEQGRRISVEGHRAIYGAVVARRPAPAGAAMERHLREIRAISTEHGHRRAPS; encoded by the coding sequence ATGCTGCGTCGTTCGCGCAGCGTCGGCGCCGAGGTGGCGGCGCATCTGGAGCGGCTGATCACCAGCGGGGAGCTGGCCGCTGGCGATCGCCTGCCCGCCGAGCGGGAGTTGGCCGCCAGCCTCCAGGTCTCCCGGGCGTCGCTGCGGGAGGCGATGTTCGAGCTGGAGTCCAAGAAGCTGATCGAGCGCCATCAGGGGCGCGGCAGCGTGGTCGCCGACATCTCCGAGGATGTCGCCCAACTCTACGAGAACCTCTCGGAGTTGGATGTCGAGATCGCCAACGCCACCGAGCTGAGGGATCTGGTGGAGCCGCGGATAGCGCAGCTCGCCGCGCTGCGCGCCGCCGACTCCAACCTGCTCTCCCTGGAGGACGTGCTGGCCCGCTCCCAGGAGGATCTCGGCCCGGCCGAATCCCTCGCGCTGGATGTGGAGTTCCACACCCTGCTGGCGCACGCCGCACAGAACCCGCTGCTGGTCACGCTCTGCACGATGACCACCAACTGGACGCGGAGGACGCGCGAGCTCTCCCATGAGACGGAACAAGGCCGCCGGATCTCCGTCGAGGGCCATCGGGCGATCTACGGGGCGGTGGTGGCGCGCCGGCCGGCGCCGGCCGGCGCCGCCATGGAGCGGCATCTGCGGGAGATCCGTGCCATCAGCACCGAGCACGGCCATCGCCGCGCCCCGTCCTGA
- the map gene encoding type I methionyl aminopeptidase yields MSGQSLLQPGTVSPRRSVPSVIPRPAYVGKAAPARYTGPDAQDQETIERMRVAGRIAARAMAETARHIEAGVTTDALDAVAHAFLCDHGAYPSTLGYRNFPKSLCTSVNEVICHGIPDSTVLRDGDIVNLDITAFVGGVHGDTNATYPVGGPEALDEESRLLVERTEEALNRAIKAVRPGRRVNVIGRVIESYAKRFGYGVVRDFTGHGINSSFHSGLIIPHYDEPSADTVLVPGMTFTIEPMLNLGTHEWEMWADEWTVVTKDRARSAQFEHTLVVTEQGAEVLTLP; encoded by the coding sequence ATGTCTGGCCAGTCGCTTCTCCAGCCCGGCACGGTCTCGCCGCGGCGCTCCGTTCCCTCCGTCATCCCTCGCCCCGCCTATGTGGGCAAGGCCGCCCCCGCCCGTTACACCGGGCCCGACGCGCAGGATCAGGAGACGATCGAGCGCATGCGGGTGGCCGGCCGGATCGCCGCGCGGGCGATGGCCGAGACCGCCCGGCATATCGAAGCGGGCGTCACCACCGACGCGTTGGACGCGGTGGCGCACGCGTTCCTCTGCGACCACGGGGCCTACCCGTCCACGCTCGGCTACCGGAACTTCCCCAAGTCGCTGTGCACGTCGGTGAACGAGGTGATCTGCCACGGCATCCCCGACTCCACGGTGCTGCGGGACGGCGACATCGTGAACCTGGACATCACGGCGTTTGTCGGCGGGGTGCACGGCGACACGAACGCCACCTATCCGGTGGGCGGTCCCGAGGCGCTGGACGAGGAGTCCCGGCTGCTGGTCGAGCGCACCGAGGAGGCGTTGAACCGGGCCATCAAGGCGGTGCGCCCGGGCCGTCGGGTCAATGTGATCGGCCGGGTGATCGAGTCCTACGCGAAACGGTTCGGCTACGGCGTGGTCCGTGACTTCACCGGCCATGGGATCAACAGCTCGTTCCATTCGGGGCTGATCATCCCGCACTACGACGAGCCCAGCGCGGACACGGTGCTGGTGCCGGGGATGACGTTCACCATCGAGCCGATGCTCAATCTGGGCACCCACGAGTGGGAGATGTGGGCCGACGAGTGGACGGTGGTCACCAAGGACCGTGCCCGCTCGGCCCAGTTCGAGCACACCCTGGTGGTCACGGAGCAGGGCGCCGAGGTGTTGACGCTGCCCTGA
- a CDS encoding alpha-amylase family glycosyl hydrolase, with protein MSPFRPAPSWLADAVLYQIYPQSFADSNGDGIGDFAGITERLDHLAWLGVNTIWLNPCFASPFNDAGYDVSDYLSVAPRYGTEEQLGELVEAAARRSIRVMLDLVAGHTSDQHPWFQAAVDDPDDHRYIWTALADERLPKGFVTSPGSRPGGYLPNFFDSQPALNFGYARTDPDEPWRQPVDAAGPRANRAALREVMDHWLGLGLAGFRVDMAHSLVKDDQGMVETSKLWAELRGWLDEAHPSAALLAEWGDPSVSVPAGFHSDFFLQFGGPSDGLPLRSLWNNGQGTVAEHWTQEHCYFAAEGSASAGTFVSAWESVGAVVADLGYVTLPTANHDFSRLSCGDRTAEQLPAAFAFHLTWPSLPAIYYGDEIGMRYIPDLPDHEGSRLGPRYNRAGSRTPMQWDGSPNAGFSSAPADQLYLPIDPDPERPNVAAQRADERSLLHLVRRLIALRRSHAELGAHCGVEVFHTGYPLVYLRGERFLVVVNPRRERADHPLPRPDLATARELLGEGVTVGPDGISAAGFGYGVFDLRG; from the coding sequence ATGTCGCCCTTCCGCCCCGCTCCCAGCTGGCTCGCCGACGCCGTTCTCTACCAGATCTATCCGCAGAGCTTCGCCGACTCCAACGGCGACGGGATCGGCGACTTCGCCGGCATCACCGAGCGTCTCGACCATCTGGCCTGGCTGGGCGTGAACACGATCTGGCTCAACCCGTGCTTCGCCTCGCCGTTCAACGACGCCGGCTACGACGTCTCCGACTATCTGTCGGTGGCGCCCCGCTACGGCACCGAGGAGCAGCTGGGCGAGCTGGTCGAGGCGGCGGCGCGGCGGTCGATCCGGGTGATGCTGGACCTGGTGGCCGGGCACACCTCCGACCAGCACCCGTGGTTCCAGGCCGCCGTGGACGATCCGGACGACCACCGCTACATCTGGACCGCGCTGGCCGACGAGCGGCTGCCGAAGGGCTTCGTCACCTCGCCGGGCAGCCGGCCGGGCGGCTATCTGCCCAACTTCTTCGACAGCCAGCCCGCCCTGAACTTCGGCTATGCGCGCACCGACCCGGACGAGCCCTGGCGGCAGCCGGTGGACGCGGCGGGCCCACGGGCCAACCGGGCGGCGCTGCGCGAGGTGATGGACCACTGGCTGGGGCTCGGCCTGGCCGGCTTCCGGGTGGACATGGCGCATTCCCTGGTCAAGGACGATCAGGGCATGGTGGAGACCAGCAAACTCTGGGCGGAGTTGCGCGGTTGGCTGGACGAGGCGCATCCGAGCGCCGCGCTGCTGGCCGAGTGGGGCGATCCCTCGGTCTCCGTGCCGGCCGGGTTCCACTCCGACTTCTTCCTCCAGTTCGGCGGGCCATCGGACGGACTGCCGCTGCGGTCGCTGTGGAACAACGGCCAGGGCACGGTGGCCGAACACTGGACTCAGGAGCACTGTTACTTTGCCGCCGAGGGCTCCGCCTCGGCCGGCACCTTTGTCAGCGCCTGGGAGTCGGTCGGCGCGGTCGTCGCCGACCTGGGCTATGTCACCCTGCCCACCGCCAACCACGACTTCTCCCGGCTGTCCTGCGGTGACCGCACCGCCGAGCAGCTGCCGGCGGCGTTCGCCTTCCATCTGACCTGGCCGTCGCTGCCGGCGATCTACTACGGCGACGAGATCGGGATGCGCTATATCCCCGACCTGCCCGACCACGAGGGGAGCCGGCTCGGCCCCCGCTACAACCGGGCCGGTTCGCGCACCCCGATGCAGTGGGACGGCTCGCCCAACGCCGGCTTCTCCAGCGCACCGGCCGACCAGCTCTATCTGCCGATCGACCCGGATCCGGAGCGGCCCAACGTCGCCGCCCAACGGGCCGACGAGCGCTCGCTGTTGCACCTGGTGCGGCGGCTGATCGCGCTGCGGCGCTCGCACGCCGAGCTGGGCGCGCACTGCGGCGTGGAGGTCTTCCACACCGGCTATCCGCTGGTCTATCTGCGGGGCGAGCGCTTCCTCGTGGTCGTCAACCCGCGCCGCGAGCGGGCCGACCACCCACTGCCCCGGCCGGATCTGGCGACCGCCCGCGAGCTGCTGGGCGAGGGCGTCACGGTGGGCCCGGACGGGATCTCGGCGGCCGGCTTCGGCTACGGCGTCTTCGACCTGCGCGGCTGA
- a CDS encoding carbohydrate ABC transporter permease produces the protein MRRPAVRFQFRWVHLAALLVALFVAAPLYWMAVSSLKPMEEVGANPPTAWPERFTFENYRQAFADNHFGVYLLNSAIISLLATGVVLALSSFAGYALARLPLRGKSPIMIALLMISLFPTIALAAPLFLLMREIGWLNSYQGLILVYTALNVPFAIWILRNFFLQIPKEMEEVAWVDGASPVRTVLKVILPQARPGMFTAAIFTFTACWTEFLIGLTLNTADSYRTMPVGVALFGSTFTVPYGTIFAAATVSVLPIALLVLVFRRAVVSGLTSGAVKG, from the coding sequence GTGAGACGGCCCGCTGTGCGGTTCCAGTTCCGGTGGGTCCACCTGGCAGCCCTGCTGGTGGCGCTCTTCGTCGCCGCCCCGCTGTACTGGATGGCGGTCAGCTCGCTCAAGCCCATGGAGGAGGTCGGCGCCAACCCGCCGACCGCCTGGCCGGAACGCTTCACCTTCGAGAACTACCGGCAGGCGTTCGCCGACAACCACTTCGGGGTCTATCTGCTGAACTCCGCGATCATCTCGCTGCTGGCCACCGGCGTCGTGCTGGCGCTGAGCTCGTTCGCCGGCTACGCGCTGGCCCGGCTGCCACTGCGCGGCAAGTCGCCCATCATGATCGCGCTGCTGATGATCTCGCTCTTCCCCACCATCGCGCTGGCCGCGCCGCTCTTCCTGCTGATGCGGGAGATCGGCTGGCTGAACAGCTATCAGGGGCTGATCCTCGTCTACACGGCGCTCAACGTGCCGTTCGCGATCTGGATCCTGCGGAACTTCTTCCTCCAGATCCCCAAGGAGATGGAGGAGGTCGCCTGGGTGGACGGCGCGTCGCCGGTGCGCACCGTGCTGAAGGTGATCCTGCCGCAGGCACGGCCCGGGATGTTCACGGCCGCGATCTTCACGTTCACCGCCTGCTGGACGGAGTTCCTGATCGGGCTCACCCTCAACACCGCCGACAGCTACCGGACGATGCCGGTGGGCGTGGCCCTCTTCGGCAGCACCTTCACCGTCCCCTACGGCACGATCTTCGCCGCCGCGACGGTCTCCGTCCTCCCCATCGCGCTCCTGGTCCTGGTCTTCCGGCGCGCGGTCGTCTCCGGCCTCACCTCGGGCGCGGTCAAGGGCTGA
- a CDS encoding carbohydrate ABC transporter permease — protein MSGGTVRRATPRESGRSALDRKFARLGWGFATPALVVVLAVTLFPIAFSVAMSLSHVTVSANGFQLSGMTTDHYSLLLGSDRWRHAVVFTVLYTIGTVIAELVLGTLIALVLEQLSGGRGWMMALLLLPWAMITVVSAQLWAYMYNGVYGVLTALSEWLTGTPFQFLGTPTPAVLSMAAADIWKTTPFVAIIVLAGLMMLPSDVVEAARVDGASAWTAFWKVRLPLLRPALVIAVLFRILQAFGIFDLPFVLTGGGPGDATESLALLGWHVMFTNLDFGPGAAVAASTAALVLVGCLIFLRAFTARVGDEETQT, from the coding sequence ATGAGCGGTGGCACTGTGCGTCGGGCGACGCCGCGGGAGTCCGGACGATCCGCGCTCGACCGGAAGTTCGCGCGCCTGGGCTGGGGCTTCGCCACACCCGCGCTGGTGGTGGTACTCGCCGTCACGCTCTTCCCGATCGCCTTCTCGGTGGCCATGAGCCTGAGCCATGTGACGGTCTCGGCGAACGGGTTCCAGCTGTCGGGGATGACCACCGACCACTACTCGCTGCTGCTGGGCTCCGACCGCTGGCGCCACGCCGTGGTCTTCACCGTGCTCTACACCATCGGCACGGTGATCGCCGAGCTGGTGCTCGGCACGCTGATCGCCCTGGTGCTGGAGCAGCTCTCCGGCGGCCGGGGCTGGATGATGGCCCTGCTCCTGCTGCCCTGGGCGATGATCACGGTGGTCTCCGCCCAGCTGTGGGCCTACATGTACAACGGGGTCTACGGGGTGCTGACCGCCCTCTCCGAATGGCTCACCGGCACCCCGTTCCAGTTCCTCGGCACGCCGACGCCCGCCGTGCTGTCGATGGCCGCCGCCGACATCTGGAAGACCACCCCGTTCGTGGCGATCATCGTGCTGGCCGGCCTGATGATGCTGCCCAGCGATGTGGTGGAGGCCGCCCGGGTGGACGGCGCCAGCGCCTGGACGGCGTTCTGGAAGGTTCGACTCCCGCTGCTGCGCCCGGCGTTGGTGATCGCCGTGCTCTTCCGCATCCTCCAGGCGTTCGGCATCTTCGACCTGCCGTTCGTGCTGACCGGCGGCGGCCCGGGGGACGCCACGGAGTCGCTGGCGCTGCTGGGCTGGCATGTGATGTTCACCAACCTGGACTTCGGCCCTGGCGCGGCCGTGGCCGCCAGCACGGCGGCTCTGGTGCTGGTCGGCTGCCTGATCTTTCTCCGGGCCTTCACGGCCCGGGTCGGAGACGAGGAGACACAGACGTGA
- a CDS encoding AtzH-like domain-containing protein: MSAATSVEILGPGPLPAGLMDAFWAYDRALLANDVPALDGSFAAGADTLRADGSGVVVGHLAISEFRAARTAVPDRRVARVHVRLPADGVALIVAEVVSPAGAPGLQTQLWQRGADGWRVGAAHVTAPARPLDGTVWRVLGAPLVPGRDAGPLRGLTFAVKDLFAVAGHAVGAGVADYLAQAPVRTEHAHAVGALLDAGASVAGIAQTDEFAYSVHGRGGRQGTPDNPAAPGRLPGGSTSGPAVAVARGEVAFGLGTDTAGSIRVPGSYQGLWGIRTTTGSVDTEGLLPLAPSFDAVGWLARDGETLLAVAEALLPVDALTGHAELVTMPALNSEADREITEAVQGMADALGAVPLDPAWDLDSWYAAFRTVQGWEAWRAHGSWIAAHPGALSADVAARFHRAALLTEEEHASARRELADASEAIRTTVEGRFLLLPATPTGPPPATGTAPEALAEVRDRTLRLTCLASLAGLPALTMPAGVPAGRASGLPVGLGLVGPPGSDRALIRFALSATAKAAGRSSHAPQEEPR, encoded by the coding sequence ATGAGCGCGGCGACGAGCGTGGAGATCCTGGGCCCAGGCCCCCTTCCGGCGGGGTTGATGGACGCCTTCTGGGCCTATGACCGCGCCCTGCTCGCCAACGATGTCCCGGCGCTGGACGGCAGTTTCGCGGCGGGCGCCGACACCCTGCGGGCCGACGGCTCCGGGGTCGTCGTCGGCCACCTGGCGATCAGCGAGTTCCGGGCCGCGCGCACCGCCGTCCCGGACCGCCGGGTGGCGCGGGTCCATGTGCGGCTGCCGGCCGACGGGGTGGCGCTGATCGTCGCCGAGGTGGTCTCGCCGGCGGGGGCGCCGGGGCTCCAGACCCAGCTCTGGCAGCGCGGCGCGGACGGCTGGCGGGTCGGCGCCGCCCATGTGACGGCGCCGGCACGGCCGTTGGACGGCACGGTGTGGCGGGTGCTGGGCGCCCCGCTGGTGCCGGGGCGCGACGCGGGGCCGCTGCGGGGGCTGACCTTCGCCGTCAAGGACCTCTTCGCGGTGGCGGGGCACGCTGTCGGCGCCGGTGTCGCCGACTACCTGGCCCAGGCCCCCGTGCGGACCGAACACGCCCACGCGGTCGGCGCGTTGCTGGACGCGGGCGCCTCGGTCGCCGGGATCGCCCAGACCGACGAGTTCGCCTACAGCGTCCACGGGCGCGGCGGGCGGCAGGGCACCCCGGACAACCCGGCCGCGCCAGGACGGCTGCCCGGCGGCTCGACCAGCGGCCCGGCGGTCGCGGTCGCCAGGGGCGAGGTGGCCTTCGGCCTGGGCACCGACACCGCCGGATCGATCCGGGTGCCCGGCTCGTACCAGGGGCTCTGGGGCATCAGGACCACCACGGGGAGTGTCGACACCGAGGGGCTGCTGCCGCTGGCGCCGTCCTTCGACGCGGTCGGCTGGCTCGCCAGGGACGGCGAGACGCTGCTGGCGGTGGCCGAGGCGCTGCTGCCGGTGGATGCCCTCACCGGGCACGCCGAGCTGGTCACCATGCCCGCGCTCAACTCCGAGGCCGACCGGGAGATCACCGAGGCGGTACAGGGCATGGCGGATGCCCTGGGCGCCGTCCCCCTGGACCCGGCGTGGGATCTCGACTCCTGGTACGCGGCCTTCCGCACCGTCCAGGGCTGGGAGGCATGGCGGGCCCACGGCTCCTGGATCGCCGCCCACCCCGGCGCGCTGAGCGCCGACGTGGCGGCCCGTTTCCACCGGGCCGCCCTGCTCACCGAAGAAGAACACGCTTCCGCGCGACGGGAGTTGGCGGATGCCAGCGAAGCCATCCGCACCACGGTCGAGGGCCGGTTCCTGCTGCTGCCCGCCACGCCCACCGGGCCGCCGCCGGCGACCGGAACCGCCCCCGAGGCGCTGGCCGAGGTCAGGGACCGCACCCTGCGGCTGACCTGCCTGGCGTCCCTGGCGGGCCTGCCCGCGCTCACCATGCCGGCCGGCGTGCCCGCCGGACGTGCCTCCGGGCTGCCCGTCGGCCTCGGGCTGGTGGGCCCGCCCGGCTCCGACCGCGCGTTGATCCGCTTCGCCCTGAGCGCCACGGCCAAGGCGGCCGGCCGCTCGTCCCACGCACCACAGGAGGAACCCCGATGA